The following proteins are encoded in a genomic region of Sorangiineae bacterium MSr12523:
- a CDS encoding four helix bundle protein — protein sequence MRSTSPPDNDYVHALELAIHTMMLLHPTVERIQYWDRDLGDRLRIALGSMALNLIEGNRSKADDRIAHFRMAAASNRESHVALRMAISRRYVPASEVELADVSLERIAPMLHRLGAAH from the coding sequence ATGCGATCGACTTCACCCCCCGACAACGACTACGTTCACGCTCTCGAACTCGCGATTCACACCATGATGCTTCTTCATCCCACCGTCGAACGTATCCAATACTGGGACCGCGACTTGGGCGACCGACTTCGCATCGCCCTAGGTTCCATGGCGCTGAACCTCATCGAAGGGAATCGCAGCAAAGCGGATGATCGCATCGCCCATTTTCGCATGGCCGCTGCATCCAACCGCGAATCGCATGTCGCATTGCGCATGGCCATTTCCCGGCGGTACGTACCCGCCAGCGAAGTCGAATTGGCGGACGTATCGCTCGAGCGCATCGCCCCCATGCTTCACCGCCTTGGCGCGGCGCACTAA
- a CDS encoding NPCBM/NEW2 domain-containing protein, with product MVKRRMWKIASGFGILMASAMPGTATAANDGLAPTPPMGWNSWNKFACNGINETLIKQTADALVSSGLAAVGYVNLTLDDCWSAATRDSSGNLRADPNKFPSGMKAIGDYIHSKGLKYGIYASIGTATCTGKTPGSMDHENQDVAKFASWGVDYIKADRCNVPTGADLAELFGRWLPAIRASGRPIVLSASDNGGVQEPWSWGPYAAHQWRTTGDIRDNWARVLSVFDGNARFPGATVPGGFNDPDMLEIGNGGLTDTEYRSHMGLWALVSSPLIAGNDVRSMSSATKAILTHPEVLDIDQDALAYQAIKAADDGAGRQVWYKPTRQRGARAVGLFNRGDSTATISVSWSQIGLSAGSATVRDVWARADRGTFTNAYSVNVPAHGLALLRIVGTDPPLVSGYLSDQPWAYSANGWGPVERNKSNGEKAAGDGKTLTLAGTTYTKGFGVHSPSAISFRPNGGCSTFTANVGIDDEVSSAAASAIFQVWGDGKLLYDSGVMKAGSATKSVSVDISGRTDLRLEVAGGADTTNSDHADWANARVTCAAAATATVLDE from the coding sequence ATGGTCAAACGTCGGATGTGGAAGATCGCATCAGGGTTCGGAATCCTGATGGCGAGTGCGATGCCTGGAACGGCGACGGCCGCGAATGATGGTCTGGCCCCCACCCCGCCTATGGGGTGGAACAGTTGGAACAAGTTTGCCTGCAATGGCATCAACGAGACGCTCATCAAGCAAACGGCCGATGCTCTGGTTTCGAGCGGGCTTGCGGCCGTGGGGTACGTGAATCTCACCTTGGACGACTGCTGGTCTGCCGCAACGCGTGACAGCTCGGGAAACCTGCGGGCCGATCCGAACAAGTTTCCAAGTGGCATGAAGGCGATTGGCGACTACATCCACTCCAAGGGACTCAAATACGGTATTTACGCCTCCATCGGCACGGCCACGTGCACCGGCAAGACGCCCGGCAGCATGGATCACGAGAATCAAGACGTCGCCAAGTTCGCGTCCTGGGGAGTCGATTACATCAAGGCCGATCGTTGCAACGTTCCAACGGGCGCCGACTTGGCGGAGCTTTTCGGCCGCTGGCTTCCGGCCATTCGGGCTTCCGGCCGTCCGATTGTCCTCAGTGCCAGCGACAACGGCGGGGTTCAAGAGCCGTGGTCGTGGGGTCCTTACGCGGCGCATCAATGGCGCACCACGGGCGATATTCGCGACAACTGGGCGCGGGTCCTCAGCGTCTTCGATGGCAACGCGCGCTTTCCCGGGGCCACGGTGCCGGGCGGATTCAACGATCCCGATATGCTCGAAATCGGCAATGGCGGATTGACCGATACCGAGTACCGCTCCCACATGGGCCTTTGGGCCCTCGTGTCGTCGCCGCTCATCGCCGGCAACGATGTGCGCAGCATGAGCAGCGCCACCAAAGCGATTTTGACGCACCCCGAGGTGCTCGACATCGACCAAGACGCGCTGGCCTACCAAGCGATCAAGGCGGCCGATGACGGCGCCGGTCGCCAGGTCTGGTACAAACCGACACGCCAACGCGGCGCCCGGGCCGTGGGGCTGTTCAACCGCGGCGACTCCACGGCGACCATCTCGGTGAGCTGGTCGCAAATCGGGCTGTCGGCGGGGAGTGCCACCGTCCGCGACGTCTGGGCGCGCGCTGATCGCGGAACGTTCACCAACGCGTACAGCGTCAACGTGCCCGCGCACGGTTTGGCGCTTTTGCGCATCGTCGGGACGGATCCTCCGCTTGTGAGCGGGTATCTCAGCGACCAACCTTGGGCCTACTCCGCCAACGGGTGGGGCCCGGTCGAGCGCAACAAGAGCAATGGCGAAAAGGCCGCGGGCGACGGCAAGACGCTGACCCTCGCCGGGACGACGTACACCAAGGGGTTCGGTGTGCATTCTCCGTCGGCCATCAGCTTTCGTCCGAACGGGGGCTGCTCGACCTTCACTGCAAATGTCGGCATCGACGACGAAGTCTCGAGCGCCGCGGCCAGCGCCATTTTCCAAGTCTGGGGCGACGGTAAACTCCTTTACGACAGCGGCGTCATGAAAGCCGGTAGCGCCACCAAGAGTGTGAGTGTCGACATCTCGGGTCGAACGGATTTGCGTCTCGAGGTCGCCGGCGGCGCCGACACCACGAACAGCGATCACGCCGACTGGGCCAACGCCCGCGTCACGTGCGCGGCTGCGGCTACGGCTACCGTGTTGGATGAATGA
- a CDS encoding four helix bundle protein — protein sequence MVERESAAGQFLFISRKDMQTNPFQDDPGSRVLELAIHAIVALRPTFERIRCCDRELADQFRTALRIMAMKAAEGNRSQGGSRMARFRTAASSNSESRAALRVAVAWGYLSSSEVEADDELLERIGGMLRRLAAGR from the coding sequence ATGGTCGAGCGCGAGAGCGCTGCTGGTCAATTTTTATTCATCTCGAGAAAAGATATGCAAACGAATCCTTTCCAAGACGATCCCGGCTCTCGAGTTCTCGAACTGGCTATTCATGCCATCGTCGCCCTGCGGCCCACGTTTGAACGCATCCGATGTTGCGATCGCGAATTGGCCGACCAGTTTCGAACGGCCCTCCGTATCATGGCCATGAAGGCTGCCGAAGGGAATCGCAGCCAAGGTGGTTCTCGCATGGCTCGTTTTCGCACCGCGGCGAGTTCCAACAGCGAATCGCGCGCCGCGTTGCGCGTGGCGGTTGCATGGGGGTACTTGTCCAGCAGCGAGGTCGAAGCCGACGACGAATTGCTCGAGCGCATCGGCGGCATGCTTCGCCGCCTAGCCGCTGGCCGATAA
- a CDS encoding RICIN domain-containing protein produces the protein MAYDTHTSDDIHHRYVTHENACRVYAQRPMHRFAILLTTFAALANDPPKEVPLIFQSVPNGLVADVSGAEMKQGQTILEYGYAAAKNQQWWLQQNGTHYKIKSNVDGAWCMTRSADGNLAKVVLGGCDTYLADWDVLPLGGERYRIKDPNGAFYLHVQNETPTSGRELVTSTNDAIGSEWYLTGLTVPRRAMPSEPRLDQVTFLTTHNAFANTDEGFWGRFPNQSYGLRSQLDQGVRAMQLDVYAYNGGVRMCHGSCWGNERTFGAGLADVLAFLNANPSAIVTLFLEDYTTVDELRASVESVAGLSNMIFRPDQSGVRQNGWPTVSQLIAQNRRLLIFSQRPGREGFGVMYDRDWTVENYWSLTNSGNDMRCYSRWGEVPLGKEEPGFVRLHVMNQYRDIPSEGNAGADNGSKLRDRVERYCGPIARRKPNYVAVDFFQKPEGGATKSLISEMNTYW, from the coding sequence GTGGCATACGACACCCACACCTCCGATGATATCCATCATCGTTACGTCACGCACGAGAACGCATGCCGCGTGTACGCTCAGCGCCCCATGCACCGATTCGCCATCCTGCTGACGACGTTCGCAGCTCTCGCCAACGATCCACCGAAGGAGGTGCCGCTCATCTTCCAGAGTGTGCCCAATGGGCTTGTCGCCGATGTGTCGGGCGCGGAGATGAAACAAGGACAAACGATTCTGGAATATGGATACGCCGCCGCCAAAAACCAACAATGGTGGCTCCAGCAGAATGGCACCCATTATAAAATCAAGAGCAACGTCGACGGCGCGTGGTGCATGACCCGCTCCGCTGATGGCAACCTCGCGAAGGTCGTTTTGGGCGGGTGTGATACCTACCTCGCGGATTGGGACGTTCTGCCGCTCGGCGGCGAGCGATACCGCATCAAAGATCCCAACGGCGCGTTCTATCTGCACGTGCAGAACGAGACGCCCACCAGCGGGCGCGAGCTGGTGACCAGCACGAACGACGCCATCGGCTCGGAGTGGTACCTCACGGGCCTGACGGTGCCGCGCAGGGCGATGCCCTCGGAGCCGCGGCTCGATCAAGTGACGTTTCTCACGACCCACAATGCGTTCGCCAACACCGATGAAGGCTTTTGGGGGCGATTTCCCAATCAGTCCTATGGCCTTCGCTCGCAATTGGACCAGGGCGTGCGCGCCATGCAGCTCGATGTCTATGCGTACAACGGAGGGGTGCGCATGTGCCATGGTAGCTGCTGGGGCAACGAACGCACCTTTGGCGCGGGGCTCGCGGACGTCCTCGCCTTTCTGAACGCGAACCCCAGCGCCATCGTCACCCTTTTTCTGGAGGACTACACCACGGTGGACGAACTTCGTGCGTCGGTGGAATCCGTCGCAGGCTTGTCCAACATGATCTTTCGGCCAGACCAGAGTGGCGTGCGCCAAAATGGCTGGCCGACGGTGTCGCAGCTGATTGCCCAGAATCGGCGATTGCTCATCTTCTCGCAGCGGCCCGGCCGCGAAGGCTTCGGCGTCATGTACGATCGCGATTGGACCGTGGAGAATTACTGGTCGCTCACGAATTCCGGAAACGACATGCGATGCTACAGCCGCTGGGGCGAGGTTCCCCTCGGCAAAGAGGAGCCGGGATTCGTGCGGCTTCACGTGATGAATCAATATCGCGACATTCCCAGCGAAGGAAACGCCGGCGCCGACAATGGCTCGAAGCTACGCGATCGCGTAGAGCGGTATTGCGGTCCGATTGCCCGCCGCAAACCGAATTACGTGGCGGTGGACTTCTTCCAGAAGCCCGAGGGCGGCGCCACCAAGTCGCTCATTTCGGAGATGAATACGTATTGGTAG
- a CDS encoding N-acetylneuraminate synthase family protein has translation MSQLVRIGDCDVGPGCPVFFVAEIGINHNGSVDLAKQLIDGALAAGCDAVKFQKRTPELCVPKAQWHIERDTPWGRLTYIDYRRKIELGEREYAEIDRYCRGRGILWFASCWDEPSVDFMERFDPPCYKAASASLTDHALIRKMKRTGRPLMLSTGMSTMEEIDAAVDNVGVSDLLIAHSTSLYPCPPELLNLRMIDTLGERFPTCPIGYSGHEVGLAPSCAAVAMGARFVERHITLDRAMWGTDQAASVEIGGLVRLLTNIRDIERSLGDGVKHVYPLEHAARTKLRRVRTDLIEMNGTSHPHEINGVA, from the coding sequence GTGAGCCAGCTCGTTCGTATCGGGGATTGCGACGTCGGACCCGGCTGCCCCGTGTTCTTCGTTGCGGAAATTGGCATTAACCACAACGGTTCGGTGGACCTTGCAAAACAGCTCATCGACGGCGCCTTGGCCGCCGGCTGCGATGCGGTGAAGTTCCAAAAGCGAACCCCGGAGCTTTGTGTACCCAAAGCGCAGTGGCACATCGAGCGCGATACGCCGTGGGGGCGTCTCACGTACATCGATTATCGACGCAAAATCGAACTCGGTGAACGTGAATACGCGGAAATCGATCGCTATTGCCGCGGACGCGGCATCCTATGGTTCGCTTCCTGCTGGGACGAGCCTTCCGTCGACTTCATGGAGCGATTCGACCCGCCTTGTTATAAAGCGGCGTCGGCATCGCTCACCGACCATGCGCTCATTCGCAAAATGAAGCGTACGGGCCGGCCGCTCATGCTCTCCACGGGAATGTCCACCATGGAGGAGATTGACGCGGCCGTCGACAACGTGGGCGTGAGCGACCTGCTCATTGCGCATTCGACGTCGCTCTATCCGTGTCCGCCGGAGCTTCTGAACCTGCGGATGATCGACACCCTCGGGGAGCGCTTTCCCACCTGCCCCATCGGCTACTCGGGCCACGAGGTGGGCCTCGCCCCGAGCTGCGCCGCCGTGGCCATGGGCGCGCGCTTCGTCGAGCGGCACATCACCTTGGATCGGGCCATGTGGGGCACCGACCAGGCCGCGTCGGTGGAAATCGGTGGACTGGTGCGCCTGCTGACGAACATCCGCGACATCGAGCGTTCGTTGGGCGACGGCGTAAAGCACGTTTACCCGCTGGAGCACGCCGCGCGCACCAAACTGCGCCGCGTGCGCACGGACCTCATCGAAATGAACGGCACGAGCCACCCCCACGAGATCAACGGCGTTGCCTAA
- a CDS encoding ribonuclease H-like domain-containing protein, which translates to MNTGQGEQDEWLWGWDPTPGIVSVWAEPDGRAFVWRRLPETRALVRENVRFRPWLLLSSLEDLGTRPSDATYEELDGPGTFRYLVRANDGRALTRALLYGASKRLGRPVEYLRDVGPDRVFSLPPEEQYLVASGRTYFRDLAFDDLRRMQFDLETTGLDAERDRIFLIAVRDPDGRTETLHHENEAELLRQLVQRVQACDPDVIENHNLQGFDLPFLAQRAQKLGVALALGRAGLPGLRPRTSARLRTRYTVPGREFIDSMDAVRRHDFSARDLPGHGLKAVARHFGLAGPEREHISGAHVYDVFRRDPERVRRYAEDDVREAAGIARLLGGAAFALARMAPRRYERLADAGPATGVLDPLLVRAYLRAGVALPAHEPSDGTPHQGAALYLFATGIARRIVKADVASLYPSLMRQYRIGPRRDRLGVLLALVDRLVEQRLTAKAKAKECPPGSPERYTHEAMSAAMKIVVNSAYGYMGASSLTRFADVHAANEVTRRGREVLDLLCRELAARGVTLLEADTDGVYFSVPESFDEADERRIVSEVAELLPSRVHLEFDGRYAAMLSHEPKNYALQPYSGSLLLRGVAFRSSRAEPFGEEFLRRALRSLLTGGDVMGAREAYVAMVTSLRRREVTTFDVSARVRLTKSPSHYMTTRTQRRELSYEAVLASGRTTWTSGEHVRVYRATGGRAALLPDPDADDNDASAVPDPRDYDVEYYVRLLRETFAARLSRALSPEDFSAAFEDPEQLSLFNRTLAQARPILTVLREGVLHESASRDDNSA; encoded by the coding sequence GTGAACACTGGCCAGGGCGAGCAGGACGAATGGCTTTGGGGCTGGGATCCGACGCCGGGCATCGTGTCGGTGTGGGCCGAACCCGATGGGCGCGCATTCGTGTGGCGGCGGTTGCCGGAAACGCGCGCCCTGGTTCGCGAGAACGTGCGCTTTCGGCCATGGCTTCTTTTGTCGTCGCTCGAGGATCTGGGAACGCGTCCGAGCGATGCGACGTACGAGGAGCTCGATGGGCCAGGGACCTTTCGCTATTTGGTGCGCGCGAACGATGGGCGCGCGCTGACGCGGGCGCTGCTCTACGGTGCGAGCAAGCGGCTGGGGCGACCGGTGGAGTACCTGCGCGATGTCGGCCCGGACCGGGTGTTTTCGCTGCCGCCCGAAGAGCAATACTTGGTCGCGTCGGGGCGGACGTACTTTCGCGATCTGGCGTTCGACGATCTGCGGCGGATGCAATTCGACCTGGAGACCACCGGGCTCGATGCCGAGCGGGATCGCATCTTCCTGATTGCCGTGCGCGATCCCGATGGGCGCACGGAGACGCTTCACCACGAAAACGAGGCGGAGCTTTTGCGGCAGCTCGTGCAGCGGGTGCAGGCGTGCGATCCCGACGTCATCGAGAATCACAATTTGCAGGGCTTCGATTTGCCCTTTCTGGCGCAGCGCGCGCAAAAGCTGGGGGTGGCCCTGGCGCTGGGGCGGGCGGGGTTGCCGGGATTGCGGCCGCGGACCTCGGCGCGGCTTCGCACGCGGTACACGGTGCCGGGGCGCGAGTTCATCGACAGCATGGATGCGGTGCGGCGGCACGATTTCTCCGCGCGCGATCTGCCGGGGCACGGGCTCAAGGCGGTGGCGCGGCACTTCGGGCTCGCGGGGCCGGAGCGCGAGCACATTTCGGGTGCGCACGTTTACGATGTGTTCCGGCGCGATCCCGAGCGTGTGCGGCGCTATGCCGAGGACGACGTGCGCGAGGCGGCGGGCATTGCGAGGTTGCTCGGCGGTGCCGCATTTGCGCTCGCGCGGATGGCGCCGCGGCGTTACGAGCGACTCGCCGATGCGGGGCCGGCCACCGGGGTGCTCGATCCGCTGCTCGTGCGGGCGTACCTGCGCGCCGGTGTGGCGTTGCCCGCGCATGAACCGAGCGACGGTACGCCGCACCAAGGCGCGGCGCTGTACCTGTTTGCGACGGGCATCGCGCGGCGCATCGTGAAGGCGGACGTGGCGAGTCTGTATCCGTCGCTGATGCGGCAATACCGCATCGGGCCGCGGCGCGATCGGCTGGGTGTGCTGCTCGCGCTGGTGGATCGCTTGGTGGAGCAGCGGCTCACTGCGAAGGCGAAGGCCAAGGAGTGCCCGCCCGGTTCGCCCGAGCGCTACACGCACGAAGCGATGTCGGCGGCGATGAAGATCGTGGTGAACTCCGCCTACGGCTACATGGGTGCCTCGTCGCTCACGCGCTTCGCCGACGTGCACGCGGCCAACGAGGTGACGCGGCGCGGGCGCGAGGTGCTCGATCTTCTCTGCCGCGAGCTGGCCGCGCGCGGGGTGACGCTGCTGGAGGCGGACACCGATGGCGTGTACTTCTCCGTGCCCGAAAGCTTCGACGAGGCGGACGAGCGCCGCATCGTTTCCGAGGTGGCCGAGCTGCTGCCGTCACGGGTGCATCTGGAGTTCGACGGGCGCTATGCGGCGATGCTGTCCCACGAGCCGAAGAACTACGCCTTGCAGCCTTATTCGGGGTCTTTGCTGTTGCGGGGTGTGGCGTTTCGTTCGAGCCGGGCGGAGCCCTTCGGCGAGGAATTTCTGCGGCGTGCTTTGCGCTCCCTCCTCACGGGCGGCGATGTGATGGGCGCGCGCGAAGCGTACGTGGCCATGGTGACTTCGCTGCGCCGGCGCGAGGTGACGACGTTCGACGTGTCGGCGCGCGTGCGGCTGACCAAGTCGCCCTCGCACTACATGACGACGCGCACGCAGCGGCGGGAACTCTCTTACGAGGCGGTGCTGGCGAGCGGTCGCACCACGTGGACATCGGGCGAGCATGTGCGCGTCTACCGCGCCACCGGTGGGCGGGCGGCGTTGCTGCCGGATCCCGACGCAGACGACAACGATGCGTCAGCCGTGCCCGATCCCCGCGATTACGACGTGGAGTATTACGTGCGCCTTTTGCGCGAGACATTCGCCGCGCGATTGTCACGCGCGCTTTCACCCGAGGATTTCTCCGCCGCCTTCGAAGATCCAGAGCAACTCTCGCTTTTCAATCGCACACTCGCACAGGCGCGCCCCATCCTCACGGTATTGCGCGAAGGCGTATTGCACGAAAGCGCATCACGCGACGACAACAGCGCTTAA
- a CDS encoding SDR family oxidoreductase: MILVSGASGTIGRYVVKHLKARGEKFKALVRDEAKGRALECDFVVGDFDQPETIARAMQGVTRFFLNTNVSERVVRQQNTAIDLATRAGVELVVKLSSPGASPDAQMPQTRSHGEIEAHLRAAGIAWVILQPTVFMQNLLRNADTLHAQRKIFGSYRDGKIGFIDADDIGACAAAALTGEGHAGKSFVLTGGESLRFDEIAQKISTKLGETVTYVDMPVEQFVAAAVARGVPSNMAEFYGKMMTILASGGSARTTGAVRELTGREPRTFEAFLDDNIARLVGSTNTYSSPK, from the coding sequence ATGATCCTCGTAAGCGGAGCCAGCGGGACCATCGGACGATATGTCGTGAAGCATCTAAAGGCCAGGGGCGAGAAATTCAAAGCGCTCGTGCGCGATGAGGCAAAGGGCAGGGCACTCGAGTGCGACTTCGTGGTCGGAGATTTCGACCAGCCCGAGACCATCGCCCGTGCCATGCAGGGCGTCACCCGCTTCTTCCTGAACACCAATGTGAGCGAGCGCGTGGTTCGGCAGCAGAACACGGCCATCGATCTTGCCACGCGCGCCGGGGTCGAGCTCGTGGTGAAGCTGTCCTCACCTGGGGCCAGCCCGGATGCGCAGATGCCGCAAACGCGGTCGCACGGCGAAATCGAGGCGCATCTGCGTGCCGCAGGGATCGCCTGGGTCATCCTGCAGCCGACCGTGTTCATGCAGAATCTGCTTCGCAATGCGGACACGCTGCATGCGCAGCGGAAGATTTTCGGCTCGTACCGCGACGGCAAGATCGGCTTCATCGATGCCGATGACATCGGCGCGTGTGCCGCAGCGGCGCTCACGGGCGAGGGCCATGCAGGCAAATCCTTCGTTCTGACGGGCGGGGAATCGCTCCGTTTCGACGAAATCGCGCAGAAAATCTCGACCAAGCTCGGCGAAACCGTCACCTACGTGGACATGCCGGTGGAGCAATTCGTCGCTGCAGCCGTGGCCCGTGGCGTTCCGTCGAACATGGCCGAGTTCTACGGCAAGATGATGACCATCCTGGCATCGGGCGGCTCCGCGCGCACGACCGGCGCCGTGCGCGAGCTCACCGGCCGCGAGCCGCGCACGTTCGAGGCATTCCTGGACGACAACATCGCCAGGCTGGTTGGTTCTACCAATACGTATTCATCTCCGAAATGA
- a CDS encoding TetR/AcrR family transcriptional regulator, with protein sequence MSQDLGLRERKKLETRRAIADVAMDMFAERGFDAVTVADIAAAANVSTKTVFNYFATKEDIFLHRRELIEEDLVRAVRSRAPGESILSVVRAHTLETAERLRHVSPERRAAYRKILQSAPTLLTRFRQLAQNREEALARLLAEETGADGDEVEPFIVAALLGVLNRLAFCGVTGWPNGKRRTPVKITEEIESAFTLLERGLGNYGVKK encoded by the coding sequence ATGAGCCAAGATCTCGGTCTACGCGAACGGAAGAAACTCGAGACGCGCCGTGCGATCGCGGACGTGGCGATGGACATGTTTGCCGAACGCGGGTTCGACGCCGTGACGGTGGCGGACATTGCGGCGGCGGCCAATGTCTCGACGAAGACGGTCTTCAACTACTTCGCGACCAAAGAGGACATCTTCCTGCATCGGCGCGAGCTCATCGAAGAGGATCTCGTGCGCGCGGTGCGGTCGCGGGCGCCCGGCGAGTCGATCCTGTCCGTCGTGCGGGCGCACACGCTCGAGACGGCGGAGCGGCTGCGGCATGTGTCGCCGGAGCGACGGGCGGCGTATCGCAAGATCCTTCAGAGCGCGCCCACCTTGCTGACGCGCTTTCGGCAGCTGGCGCAAAACCGCGAGGAGGCGTTGGCCCGGCTTCTCGCCGAAGAGACCGGGGCGGATGGCGACGAGGTGGAGCCCTTCATCGTGGCGGCGCTTCTGGGTGTGCTGAACCGCCTCGCCTTCTGCGGCGTAACGGGATGGCCGAACGGCAAACGGCGCACGCCGGTGAAGATCACCGAGGAGATCGAGAGCGCCTTCACGCTTCTCGAGCGCGGCCTCGGCAACTATGGCGTGAAGAAATAG
- a CDS encoding EamA family transporter yields MPALATPAAPSDRSSPASPSRLPAPLLFFISGISLYMGAALAVNLFHELSPSAVAWLRLFGAAVVLLAWRRPRVLTWNRRRLVLAGVFGMVTAVMNIAFYEAVARIPLGTAVAMEFIGPVAVAAFGSRTKRDFLSLALVTLGVALIANVEWKASPLGLLLIGMAAILWAGYIILGKRVATGGSGIDDLAVGAGVATVLLSPIGLLTAPVWSSGRLLLLGMGVGVLSSVIPYGLDQVVLARVGRERFALLLALLPLTATLIGVIVLRQIPHVTELLGALAVMVGVVLGSRPSSVSNA; encoded by the coding sequence GTGCCCGCTCTCGCCACGCCGGCTGCTCCATCGGATCGGTCTTCGCCCGCCTCGCCAAGTCGGCTTCCGGCCCCGCTTCTCTTTTTCATCAGCGGCATCTCGCTCTACATGGGCGCCGCCCTCGCGGTGAATCTATTCCATGAGCTCAGCCCGTCCGCCGTGGCGTGGCTTCGTCTCTTTGGTGCGGCCGTCGTCTTGCTCGCATGGCGCCGTCCGCGCGTCTTGACGTGGAACCGTCGCCGCCTCGTGCTCGCGGGCGTCTTTGGAATGGTCACCGCGGTCATGAACATTGCCTTCTACGAGGCCGTCGCGCGCATTCCGCTCGGCACCGCCGTGGCCATGGAGTTCATTGGACCCGTCGCCGTCGCCGCCTTTGGCTCGCGCACCAAGCGCGACTTCCTATCGCTCGCCTTGGTCACCCTGGGCGTCGCCCTCATTGCCAACGTCGAATGGAAGGCGAGTCCACTCGGATTGCTCCTCATTGGCATGGCCGCCATCCTTTGGGCCGGCTACATCATTCTCGGAAAGCGTGTAGCCACCGGTGGGAGCGGCATCGACGATCTCGCCGTCGGTGCGGGCGTGGCCACAGTCCTTCTCTCGCCCATTGGCTTATTGACTGCGCCCGTGTGGTCGTCAGGTCGCCTTTTGCTCCTGGGCATGGGCGTGGGCGTCCTCTCCAGCGTCATTCCCTATGGTCTCGACCAAGTGGTTCTTGCCCGTGTCGGCCGCGAGCGATTTGCGCTGCTTTTGGCCCTTTTGCCCCTCACAGCGACCTTGATTGGCGTGATTGTCCTCCGCCAGATCCCCCACGTGACCGAGCTCCTAGGAGCCCTCGCCGTGATGGTCGGCGTCGTCCTTGGCTCGAGGCCATCCTCCGTTTCCAATGCATGA
- a CDS encoding M57 family metalloprotease, which translates to MIHVNTKLSRVSWVRAGTRPSGAAMFAAAIMLAGCTSESGAGEANTEVTDTTATSFEEWQKTVYRDPDSGTWVVDGDTPILDVAELHDFYETYVQQGALIIDMHNGTINKWDPQTALNLTYCVDRQSFGSAYNRVVQAAKDAGNAWANVARIRFVHEASEDDRCTSNNNGVLFNVLRRDDPRFLGYAFFPHMPRPQRQVSIHGAIAHNGASGVVTLTGLFRHELGHVLGFRHEHIHPAAKVPSCGETGAWKALTIYDSNSVMHYPHCNGSNRGDLRITPYDVQGAVSIYGKP; encoded by the coding sequence ATGATTCATGTGAATACCAAATTGTCTCGTGTTTCGTGGGTTCGCGCGGGAACGCGCCCGTCGGGTGCGGCCATGTTTGCCGCTGCCATCATGCTCGCGGGTTGTACGTCGGAAAGCGGAGCAGGAGAGGCCAACACGGAGGTCACCGACACCACGGCCACGTCCTTCGAGGAATGGCAGAAGACGGTGTACCGCGATCCGGACAGCGGTACGTGGGTGGTCGATGGCGACACGCCCATCCTGGACGTTGCGGAACTGCATGACTTCTACGAGACGTACGTGCAGCAAGGGGCGCTGATCATCGATATGCACAACGGCACGATCAACAAGTGGGATCCGCAAACCGCGTTGAATCTCACGTATTGCGTCGATCGGCAGTCGTTCGGAAGCGCCTACAATCGGGTGGTGCAAGCCGCGAAGGATGCAGGAAATGCGTGGGCCAACGTGGCCCGTATCCGCTTCGTCCACGAAGCTTCCGAGGACGACCGATGCACGTCGAACAACAACGGGGTCCTGTTCAATGTGCTCAGGCGCGACGACCCGCGTTTCCTCGGTTACGCCTTCTTTCCGCATATGCCGCGGCCCCAGCGTCAGGTTTCCATTCACGGGGCCATCGCCCATAACGGCGCCAGCGGCGTCGTTACCCTCACCGGCCTTTTTCGCCACGAGCTCGGTCACGTTCTAGGATTTCGCCACGAGCACATCCACCCCGCAGCCAAGGTCCCCAGTTGCGGAGAGACCGGCGCGTGGAAGGCGCTGACGATTTACGATTCGAACTCGGTCATGCACTATCCGCACTGCAACGGGAGCAACAGAGGGGATCTCCGAATAACCCCTTATGACGTGCAAGGCGCGGTGTCGATTTACGGAAAGCCGTAG